One Anthonomus grandis grandis chromosome 13, icAntGran1.3, whole genome shotgun sequence DNA segment encodes these proteins:
- the LOC126743808 gene encoding general odorant-binding protein 83a-like, producing the protein MSKILLCFFGLILVQYVDSRMTDKQLVAAVKLVRNMCTGKTKASPEEIDKMHQGNWDVDYNAQCYMWCSLNMYKLMDKENNFDRKSAEAQMSQLPASLLDYVTKCMDQCEHAAKRLDDKCIAAWEYSKCMYFCDPEQYFLP; encoded by the exons ATGTCTAAGatacttttgtgtttttttggtttaattttggTTCAGTATGTGGACAGTAGG ATGACCGATAAGCAGTTGGTAGCTGCGGTTAAGTTGGTTAGGAATATGTGTACGGGAAAAACGAAGGCTTCCCCAG aaGAGATTGATAAAATGCATCAGGGAAACTGGGATGTTGATTATAATGCACAG tgctACATGTGGTGCAGCCTAAATATGTACAAACTG atgGACAAAGAGAACAATTTCGATAGAAAATCTGCTGAAGCCCAAATGAGCCAGCTGCCCGCCTCTTTACTTGATTATGTGACCAAATGCATGGATCAGTGTGAACATGCAG CTAAAAGATTAGATGACAAATGCATCGCAGCCTGGGAATACTCAAAATGCATGTACTTCTGCGATCCGGAG cAATACTTCTTGCCTTAG
- the LOC126743788 gene encoding glutamate receptor ionotropic, kainate 2-like has product MVIGNYFVYLLLLAVSGCLCQHKNQIRIGVFFNADQKNITYWDAIKELLPETVELVTSPNEIEIVPENDAFSTQKQFCNFIQKTKNERLMAVIGPKSLTASTMIESICEHLAVPYISTSPKPPSVKETPYSISLYPEFRMLSKALAKIVESFDWTSFIILYEDEEGLLKLQDVMKLTHKNKEAKNEHKFFKLIIGGDNRQALKMVRNSNINWIILDCHVDRIASYFEEARNVDLLSDLSRSFFLTSLDAHTMDYTQFIKELNITTIRLFNPAHPVFNRVASRYFDSPKISLNNITVEQALVLDAMLLIGETVNQLKAQNKYLSPRRISCHSNSRYQDSLSIIQEMQEVQLNEVLTGSKLSFASGSRDEFTLQVIELNSKDSPIAIWNSEDPDNIELTRNETEREAEFKRRIAEHNFIVSSRILEPYLMEDPNPDAYKNAKYYGYCMDLMTEISKIANLSFEFRITKDNSPANVVNDLVERRADLGIMDFTITPQRREVIDFSLSFMKLGIGILHQKPIPEESNNKYAFMRPISWTVWFYIWTLSLINSITMFFVARMAPAEWENPKPWDPESKELENIWTVKNFLWLCLGSITAQGCDILPKSVPARVIGGSWWFFALIIISSYTANLAAFLTYEKQDVVIDSVEELAAQSKIKYGLMSKGSTEQFFSSSNDSLYGRLWNNMKNEKPSVFETDNPSGVERVKVTKKGLYAFFMESTGIEYELGKSCNLRKIGGLLDSKSYGIGMPLNAPYRNMINHAILTLQESGKLQQIKNKWWKEMVRGEPCPEDPKQSASLALSNVGGIFDVLGIGIGIAYAIAVIEFLWNVRQLSIEEHLSYMETLKCEIKFACNIFQKKKRAKPVPSESSSSKSSLSDQHEKISIARSIFSKSASLLNLSTHDEHRPDASQVRQRSRSKVSNNHLRVS; this is encoded by the exons ATGGTCATCGGAAattatttcgtttatttattACTTCTTGCTGTTAGTGGATGTCTATGCCAACATAAAAATCAAATACGTATCG ggGTATTTTTTAATGCcgatcaaaaaaatattacttactgGGATGCGATTAAAGAACTGCTACCTGAAACGGTGGAACTCGTAACGTCACCGAATGAAATTGAGATTGTACCGGAAAATGACGCTTTTAGTACACAAAAACAAT TTTGTAACTTCATCCAGAAAACAAAAAACGAAAGACTTATGGCAGTAATCGGACCAAAATCCTTAACAGCCTCCACCATGATTGAGTCCATTTGCGAACACTTGGCTGTGCCATATATTTCCACCTCACCAAAGCCTCCTTCGGTAAAAGAAACCCCTTATAGCATAAGCTTATATCCAGAGTTTCGAATGCTATCCAAA gcTCTAGCGAAAATAGTAGAATCTTTTGACTGGACTTCGTTTATCATCCTCTATGAAGACGAGGAAGGATTGCTAAAGCTTCAAGATGTGATGAAACTGACTCATAAAAATAAAGAGGCAAAAAATGAACATAAATTCTTTAAGCTCATCATAGGGGGAGACAATAGGCAAGCGTTAAAAATGGTGAGAAACTCCAACATCAACTGGATCATACTTGATTGTCACGTGGACAGAATCGCCAGCTATTTTGAAGAAGCTAGAAATGTTGACTTATTAAGTGACTTATCCAGAAGTTTCTTTTTGACTTCTTTG gatgCCCACACAATGGACTACACGCAATTCATCAAAGAACTAAACATAACTACTATAAGACTGTTTAATCCAGCCCATCCAGTTTTTAATAGGGTTGCATCTAGATACTTTGATTCTCCAAAGATTTCTTTAAACAATATAACG gTTGAACAAGCCTTAGTGTTAGACGCAATGCTTCTGATAGGAGAAACCGTTAACCAACTGAAAGCCCAGAATAAATATTTGAGTCCTAGAAGGATCAGTTGCCACTCCAACTCGAGATACCAAGACAGTCTGAGCATTATACAAGAAATGCAAGAAGTGCAACTTAACGAAGTCCTAACAGGATCCAAATTATCTTTTGCAAGTGGCAGTAGGGACGAATTTACTTTGCAAGTGATTGAACTTAATTCTAAGGACAGTCCAATAGCAATCTGGAACTCAGAAGATCCGGATAATATTGAATTGACCAGGAACGAGACTGAACGGGAAGCTGAGTTCAAAAGAAGAATAGCagaacataattttattgtatcttCCAG GATATTGGAGCCATACTTGATGGAGGATCCTAATCCTGATGCCTACAAAAATGCCAAATATTACGGATACTGCATGGATCTGATGAcggaaatttcaaaaattgctaATCTGAGTTTCGAGTTTAGGATCACCAAGGATAACAGTCCTGCTAACGTGGTTAACGATTTAGTCGAGAGG AGGGCCGATTTGGGCATCATGGACTTCACCATCACCCCTCAAAGGAGAGAAGTGATTGATTTCAGCTTATCGTTCATGAAACTCG GAATTGGcattttgcaccaaaaaccaatcCCGGAAGAAAGCAACAATAAATACGCCTTCATGAGACCAATCTCTTGGACTGTGTGGTTCTACATTTGGACTTTAAGTTTGATCAACTCGATCACGATGTTTTTTGTAGCAAG AATGGCTCCAGCTGAATGGGAGAACCCTAAACCGTGGGATCCAGAATCGAAGGAACTGGAAAACATCTGGACGGTGAAAAACTTTTTGTGGTTATGCTTGGGGTCTATTACCGCTCAGGGTTGTGACATTTTGCCAAA GTCAGTTCCAGCACGTGTTATAGGAGGTTCTTGGTGGTTTTTCGCCCTTATTATTATAAGTTCGTATACGGCCAATTTGGCAGCTTTTTTAACCTACGAGAAGCAGGATGTTGTTATTGATAGTGTGGAGGAATTGGCCGCACAAAGCAAAATTAAATATG GTCTAATGTCAAAAGGTTCAACGGAACAGTTTTTCTCATCGAGCAACGACTCTCTTTATGGCAGATTATGGAACAACATGAAAAACGAAAAACCTTCTGTGTTTGAAACTGACAATCCATCTGGAGTAGAAAGGGTAAAAGTAACGAAAAAGGGTCTCTACGCGTTTTTTATGGAATCAACCGGAATCGAATATGAACTTGGCAAAAGTTGTAATCTAAGAAAAATTGGTGGTTTACTGGATTCCAAGTCCTATGGAATCGGAATGCCTTTAA ATGCCCCATATAGAAACATGATCAATCATGCCATCTTAACATTACAAGAAAGTGGTAAGTTGCAACAAATAAAGAACAAGTGGTGGAAGGAAATGGTAAGGGGAGAGCCTTGTCCAGAg gACCCAAAACAATCTGCATCACTAGCACTTTCCAATGTGGGAGGCATATTCGACGTACTCGGAATAGGAATAGGCATAGCATATGCAATTGCCGTCATAGAATTTCTATGGAACGTACGACAGTTATCTATTGAGGAACAT TTGTCTTATATGGAAACCTTGAAATGTGAGATTAAGTTCGCTTGcaatatatttcaaaagaaGAAAAGAGCTAAACCAGTACCATCAGAATCATCGTCATCCAAGAGCTCCTTGTCTGATCAGCATGAAAAAATCAGCATTGCTAGGAGCATTTTTAGTAAATCAGCTTCTCTACTAAACTTAAGCACCCACGATGAGCACAGACCAGATGCTTCACAAGTGAGGCAAAGAAGCAGATCCAAAGTCTCTAATAACCATTTAAGAGTTTCTTAA